A stretch of Ciconia boyciana chromosome 18, ASM3463844v1, whole genome shotgun sequence DNA encodes these proteins:
- the NDOR1 gene encoding NADPH-dependent diflavin oxidoreductase 1 isoform X5, with product MVERKLLVLFGSQTGTAQDTAERIGREAKRRHFQCRVEALDSYDVANLINELLVVFVCATTGQGDPPDNMKMFWRFLFRKNLPPGSLCQLDYAVLGLGDSSYPKFNFVAKKLHKRVLQLGGNPLLPVALGDDQHDLGPDAVVDPWLLALWDKILTLYPLPSGLEIISPDVCLPPKYTLHYLAEDSPHPDGGLLQPTAPRAVPSELHPFAAQLVSNQRVTAESHFQDVRLIEFDVTGSGITFSAGDVVMIQPQNCPEDVEQFCQLLRLDPDRRFVLKPTEPGTSLPALLPQPCSIRHLVTHYLDISCVPRRSFFELLSYFSTNELEREKLQEFSSAQGQEELYSYCNRPRRTTLEALWDFPHTTCAIPPEYLLDLIPRIRPRAFSIASSMLAHPDRIQILVAVVRYKTRLSKPRRGLCSTWLASLNPEQGDVRVPLWVKKGGMKFPADPDTPVIMIGPGTGVAPFRAAIQERVAQGRRAVGLSRKLRLVEGHGQLWKALLVLHARSLLLFQHTGASGCHKPPDLMVTWFLSPPGSSRPGLSARPGKEGTACSSAAARNPRTSTARQSGKSW from the exons ATGGTGGAACGGAAACTCCTTGTTCTTTTTGGCAGCCAAACTGGAACGGCTCAAGACACAGCTGAAAGAATTGGCAGAGAAGCCAAGCGACGGCACTTCCAGTGCAGAGTGGAGGCACTGGACAGCTATGACGTG GCCAACCTCATCAATGAGCTGTTGGTGGTATTTGTGTGTGCAACCACCGGCCAGGGTGACCCACCTGACAACATGAAG ATGTTCTGGCGGTTTCTGTTCCGGAAGAACCTGCCGCCCGGTTCCCTCTGCCAGCTGGACTACGCCGTGCTGGGCCTTGGCGACTCCTCCTATCCCAA GTTTAATTTTGTTGCGAAGAAGCTGCACAAACGGGTGCTACAGCTTGGGGGCAACCCTCTGCTGCCAGTGGCGTTGGGAGATGACCAGCATGACTTGGG GCCAGATGCAGTGGTCGATCCATGGCTCCTGGCCTTATGGGACAAGATCCTCACCTTGTATCCTCTCCCTTCTGGCCTTGAGATCATCAGTCCAGATGTATG CCTGCCCCCAAAATACACCCTGCACTACCTGGCTGAGGACTCCCCGCACCCCGATGGTGGCCTGCTCCAGCCGACAGCACCCAGGGCTGTTCCCTCCGAGCTGCATCCCTTCGCTGCCCAGCTGGTGTCTAATCAGCGGGTCACGGCAGAATCCCATTTCCAGGATGTCCGGCTCATTGAGTTCGATGTCACGGGCTCAGGGATCAC GTTCAGCGCGGGAGACGTAGTGATGATCCAGCCCCAGAACTGCCCCGAAGACGTGGAGCagttctgccagctcctgcGCCTGGATCCAGACAGACGCTTTGTGCTGAAGCCCACAGAGCCTG GTacatccctccctgccctgttgccacagccctgcagcatccGGCACCTGGTCACCCACTACCTGGACATTTCCTGCGTGCCGCGGCGCTCCTTCTTTGAGCTCTTGTCCTACTTCTCTACAAACGAGCTGGAGCGGGAGAAGCTGCAGGAGTTCAGCTCTGCACAGGGCCAGGAAGAGCTGTACAGTTACTGCAACCGGCCCCGCAGGACCACTCTTGAG GCCCTCTGGGATTTCCCTCACACTACATGTGCTATTCCACCCGAATACCTGCTGGACCTCATCCCTCGCATCAGACCCCGCGCCTTCTCCATCGCCTCCTCCATGCTG GCTCACCCTGACCGCATCCAGATCCTCGTGGCAGTAGTGCGGTACAAGACACGGCTCAGCAAACCCCGCCGTGGTCTCTGCTCTACCTGGTTGGCTTCTCTCAACCCAGAGCAAG gtgATGTCCGGGTGCCTCTTTGGGTgaagaaaggaggaatgaaGTTCCCAGCTGACCCAGACACCCCTGTGATCATGATTGGCCCTGGCACAGGGGTGGCACCTTTCCGGGCAGCGATACAGGAGCGGGTGGCACAAGGACGTAGAG CGGTGGGTCTCAGCAGGAAGCTGAGGCTGGTGGAGGGGCACGGGCAGCTCTGGAAGGCTCTTCTTGTTCTACATGCCCGTAgcctcctgcttttccagcacaCAGGGGCCTCTGGTTGCCACAAGCCACCTGACTTAATGGTCACATGGTTCCTGAGTCCTCCTGGCTCTTCCAGGCCAGGGCTGTCAGCCAGGCCTGGCAAAGAG GGAACTGCTTGTTCTTCGGCTGCCGCCAGAAATCCAAGGACTTCTACTGCCAGGCAGAGTGGGAAGAGCTGGTGA
- the NDOR1 gene encoding NADPH-dependent diflavin oxidoreductase 1 isoform X7, whose protein sequence is MVERKLLVLFGSQTGTAQDTAERIGREAKRRHFQCRVEALDSYDVANLINELLVVFVCATTGQGDPPDNMKMFWRFLFRKNLPPGSLCQLDYAVLGLGDSSYPKFNFVAKKLHKRVLQLGGNPLLPVALGDDQHDLGPDAVVDPWLLALWDKILTLYPLPSGLEIISPDVCLPPKYTLHYLAEDSPHPDGGLLQPTAPRAVPSELHPFAAQLVSNQRVTAESHFQDVRLIEFDVTGSGITFSAGDVVMIQPQNCPEDVEQFCQLLRLDPDRRFVLKPTEPGTSLPALLPQPCSIRHLVTHYLDISCVPRRSFFELLSYFSTNELEREKLQEFSSAQGQEELYSYCNRPRRTTLEALWDFPHTTCAIPPEYLLDLIPRIRPRAFSIASSMLAHPDRIQILVAVVRYKTRLSKPRRGLCSTWLASLNPEQGDVRVPLWVKKGGMKFPADPDTPVIMIGPGTGVAPFRAAIQERVAQGRRGGEGLCSAPHPGEPKAGVGAAEQRERSRLPGWECQADASGGG, encoded by the exons ATGGTGGAACGGAAACTCCTTGTTCTTTTTGGCAGCCAAACTGGAACGGCTCAAGACACAGCTGAAAGAATTGGCAGAGAAGCCAAGCGACGGCACTTCCAGTGCAGAGTGGAGGCACTGGACAGCTATGACGTG GCCAACCTCATCAATGAGCTGTTGGTGGTATTTGTGTGTGCAACCACCGGCCAGGGTGACCCACCTGACAACATGAAG ATGTTCTGGCGGTTTCTGTTCCGGAAGAACCTGCCGCCCGGTTCCCTCTGCCAGCTGGACTACGCCGTGCTGGGCCTTGGCGACTCCTCCTATCCCAA GTTTAATTTTGTTGCGAAGAAGCTGCACAAACGGGTGCTACAGCTTGGGGGCAACCCTCTGCTGCCAGTGGCGTTGGGAGATGACCAGCATGACTTGGG GCCAGATGCAGTGGTCGATCCATGGCTCCTGGCCTTATGGGACAAGATCCTCACCTTGTATCCTCTCCCTTCTGGCCTTGAGATCATCAGTCCAGATGTATG CCTGCCCCCAAAATACACCCTGCACTACCTGGCTGAGGACTCCCCGCACCCCGATGGTGGCCTGCTCCAGCCGACAGCACCCAGGGCTGTTCCCTCCGAGCTGCATCCCTTCGCTGCCCAGCTGGTGTCTAATCAGCGGGTCACGGCAGAATCCCATTTCCAGGATGTCCGGCTCATTGAGTTCGATGTCACGGGCTCAGGGATCAC GTTCAGCGCGGGAGACGTAGTGATGATCCAGCCCCAGAACTGCCCCGAAGACGTGGAGCagttctgccagctcctgcGCCTGGATCCAGACAGACGCTTTGTGCTGAAGCCCACAGAGCCTG GTacatccctccctgccctgttgccacagccctgcagcatccGGCACCTGGTCACCCACTACCTGGACATTTCCTGCGTGCCGCGGCGCTCCTTCTTTGAGCTCTTGTCCTACTTCTCTACAAACGAGCTGGAGCGGGAGAAGCTGCAGGAGTTCAGCTCTGCACAGGGCCAGGAAGAGCTGTACAGTTACTGCAACCGGCCCCGCAGGACCACTCTTGAG GCCCTCTGGGATTTCCCTCACACTACATGTGCTATTCCACCCGAATACCTGCTGGACCTCATCCCTCGCATCAGACCCCGCGCCTTCTCCATCGCCTCCTCCATGCTG GCTCACCCTGACCGCATCCAGATCCTCGTGGCAGTAGTGCGGTACAAGACACGGCTCAGCAAACCCCGCCGTGGTCTCTGCTCTACCTGGTTGGCTTCTCTCAACCCAGAGCAAG gtgATGTCCGGGTGCCTCTTTGGGTgaagaaaggaggaatgaaGTTCCCAGCTGACCCAGACACCCCTGTGATCATGATTGGCCCTGGCACAGGGGTGGCACCTTTCCGGGCAGCGATACAGGAGCGGGTGGCACAAGGACGTAGAG gaggagaaggtTTATGTTCAGCACCGCATCCAGGAGAACCGAAGGCTGGTGtgggagctgctgagcagcGGGAGCGCTCACGTCTACCTGGCTGG GAATGCCAAGCAGATGCCAGCGGCGGTGGCTGA